The sequence GATCACCCAGGCCTTGAATGAGATTCTCCGGCCCGACCAAGGCGTTATGGTGCTGTTGGAAGGGATGAGCGGCGCAGGCACCGAAGTGGGCGGACGCTTTGAGGAACTGCGAGCCATCATCGACGGCCTGCAAGTTCCGGAGGTCGTCGGGGTGAATCTGGACTCCTGCCATCTGTTCGGCGCCGGATACGATGTAAAAAGCGATTTCGCCGCTGTTCTCGATGCCTTTGATCGGATCGTCGGGCTTGAACGGCTGAAGGCGATGCACATCAACGACAGCCAGCAGCCGCTCGGTTCCCATAAGGATCGTCACGCCCTGCTCGGCCAGGGCTTAATCGGCAGCGATGCCCTGGCGGCGCTGGTGAATCACCCCGCGCTGGCTGGTCTGCCCCTCAACCTGGAGACGCCTGGGGAGATCGATGACTATCGCCGGGAAATTGCCTGGATGCGTTCGGTTCTGAAACAATAGACTATAGACGTAAGGGATGGAAGAAACATGATTTTACGCAAAGCCCGGATGAACGATGTGGAGGACATCCATGCCCTGATCAGTGAGAGCGCTGCAGAAGGGCTCATGCTGGCCCGGTCGCGGAGCTTGCTCTACGAGGGGTTGCGGGATATCACCGTCGCCGAAGAAGCGGGGAAGATCGTGGGCACCGGATCGTTGCATATCTTATGGGAGGATCTGGCGGAAATACGCGCCCTCGCCATCAGCAAGGACGCCCGGGGAAAGGGAATCGGCAAGGCCATCGTGGACATGCTGATCGAAGAGGCCAAAGACCTCGGGATTGACCGTGTTTTTGCCCTCACCTATCAGGAGGGTTTTTTCTCCAAATGCGGATTTTCAGTGGTGCAAAAGGAACAACTGCCCCATAAGGTTTGGAAAGAATGCATCGACTGCCCCAAGTTCCCCAATTGTGACGAGGTGGCCATGCTGCTCCAGGTGAAGCAGTAGCTGTCCAATCAGCGAAGCCGCCGGAATATGCCTTCGAGTGCTCCGTCGTCACGCCTTCGGCTATGTACATACCACCGACCGGAACTGCCAAGCCAGCAAGGAATCTTTGGCTTGCAAATGGCCGGTGGGAACGAGAGGAAGGGAAATAGACCGTGACGGAACAACCGTTGAAGGTTCTCTTCGTATCGGCAGAGGTTGTCCCCTTTGCCAAGGCCGGAGGTCTGGCTGATGTGGCCGGTTCATTGCCGCGGGCCCTTGCCTCCCTAGGCGTCGACGTCCGTGTGGCCATGCCCCGCCATGGGCAAATCCCCCGTGGCGCCTATGTGACCGATTACATGGTGGAAGTGGACGCCCGCAAGGAGACGGCGGTGATCCGCGAAGGCCGGATCGAGGCGCTGCCTGGGGGAAAGCCCGTCCCGGTGTACTTTATCGACAACTACCAGTATTTTGGCCGTGAAAACATTTACGGCTACAGCGATGACGGCGAACGGTGGGGTTTTTTTTCGCGCGCCCTTCTGGAGATGCTCGAACCGATCGATT is a genomic window of Heliomicrobium undosum containing:
- a CDS encoding deoxyribonuclease IV, which translates into the protein MYLGAHLSISKGFESAVREALSIGATTFQFFTRNPRGGAAKTLDPDDIARSILLREENGFGPLVAHAPYTINLAAPKEETWAFAKTTLAADIVRMATAQIPYIVVHPGSHVGQGIEAGIERITQALNEILRPDQGVMVLLEGMSGAGTEVGGRFEELRAIIDGLQVPEVVGVNLDSCHLFGAGYDVKSDFAAVLDAFDRIVGLERLKAMHINDSQQPLGSHKDRHALLGQGLIGSDALAALVNHPALAGLPLNLETPGEIDDYRREIAWMRSVLKQ
- a CDS encoding N-acetyltransferase, which codes for MILRKARMNDVEDIHALISESAAEGLMLARSRSLLYEGLRDITVAEEAGKIVGTGSLHILWEDLAEIRALAISKDARGKGIGKAIVDMLIEEAKDLGIDRVFALTYQEGFFSKCGFSVVQKEQLPHKVWKECIDCPKFPNCDEVAMLLQVKQ